From Chaetodon trifascialis isolate fChaTrf1 chromosome 24, fChaTrf1.hap1, whole genome shotgun sequence:
TGTAGTGAGATTTGGTTGCATCACGAGCAAATTATCTCACAGCAAGTGGGAAAACCTCAAAAGTTACATGTTGCAGGGGCAAATATCACCGCAAAACTATCTGCAAATAACCTACAGGGGTGCCAAAAGAATATTGCAGAGCTAAAGCATCAATAAAAATATCATTAGCTTCACTATAAATTGACTATTGAGTACCATGGACGGATTACAAGTCTTTATGAGAATACTGCAGGAACATTAAAGTGATTTTCGTCCAGGGATTGACACCACGGGGGTGCAAATGATGAAAGCGAGATGTTTTCCCACCGCTTTTATAGCCCTCAGTATATCTGCTACATCTAAATTATTCAAAGACAGTAAGGAGTGAAAACTGTGCCACTGGTGCAACCGAGCTCAACTGCCATAAATCAGCGCAAATAGCCGCGGTCCCCGATCTGTATCAATGTCCGCTTAAGGGAGTTAAATTACAACGATGGcgcattcattcatatttaaggGTGCAATGAGCACTGGGCTCATGTGAGCTGCGCAAATACCAGAGATTCGCCGTCTTCCAGATAATTTTCAAAGACATTTCATCCCTGATTTCTCTTACTCAAAAGGTTTATCGAATCATGCACGCAACTAAGTGGAATTCAAGCATTTTCCGCTACATAAATGTTTCCTCGATGCGCTTAAAAATCCCAATAATGggtcaaaaaaaacaaatataaggAGGGGGAGTTTGAGATTTTTACGCAGAGCTCGACACGCCGGGAGGCTACTGAATCTCCCAATTTAATGCAGGTGTGTGTCGGTGCGGTGACTGAAATTAGCATCTGCTTGGCTGGATGTGAAGTTGTATTAAGTTTGTGATGAGGAGCTAACGACACAGGTGTTGAACCAGGATGTGCATCCATCATTATTCAGTAAACAAGCGCTGTCGGTGTATCAGTCACTTTTGCCCATACGCACAGGTTTATGTCCTAACAGAAAGGCGATTTTCACTTGATTCATGCGTCTGAAGTGTGACCTGAGCGGGAGAGCCAGGCGCAGAGACGCGCATCCGAGTACTCACCTGACTGCGCTGCACTCGATCGGATCACCACCAAAGTGACGAGGACGCAAGCGGTGAACTTCATCTTGGTAGAGAGCTGCTTGCCTTGTTAAACTCCCGTAACTCACATGTCCAATTAAGATATCCTCGtatttcactcacacacacaaaaataaacaacccaaaacaagaaaaaacgTCGGAGTCTTCTTGGCTTCTTTGGACAACTGGCACAGTTTCCGTGCGCACCCAGAGCCCGCGCCGTGGAGAGCTTTTACGCACCgcgctgtgttgtgtttgtttatcagtTTCCAGACCGGTGTTTAGGTCGGTTTCCACCGCAGACACTCTTGAGCCATTTACTCGTCACAATGCCATAGCGCCGGTGGCTTGGGGGGCGGGAGGGGCGGGGGTGGGGGTAGGGGGGTGGAATACATGTGTTGAGATGGGGAGGGGTTATGAACACGCCTCCTCCTTGTGATTGGTACCTCATTCAGCCTATTAAACCGGCTGTCCAAAATATTAGGAgcgttttgtgttttttggaaatCCGCCCACTTCACTTCTCACCTCTCCCGATTGGCTGTTTGGCCGCATTGCTGCTGTCAATACACTTGTCAGGAGCagattttgttttggtttcGCGCCGGGTGGTGTGCTGTCCTACCTGTGTCACTGGAAACAACACAGAAATTGGCTTTTCATGATCACATAACGATCATAATTTAAAGTCATGTTTCATTAGTTTCTATATAGACTATTGGTTGCAATTACTGCACATAATTGAGAGAGATAAACTCCTGTAACAGAAAATTAAAGATAAAATAGACATACACTAATGTCTTCAGGGGAAAAGATGGAAGCATCATAAATTACTGTGATTTTCCAGAGGACGCTTGTTAGAAGAGTATCATAATAACAGCGTTTgcttcatttgtgtttgtgaatttaATGTGGGCTGAGAGAAAAGTTTCGTGCTGTGCCAGCAGGGTCAGCCTCTGCAAAGATCCGCCACTCGAAGGCACAGCCGATAAACTTTGATGATACCAGTCTAATGGGGCTGCGGTGACGGCAATGGCACCAGCAGCATCGCATTTTCATGGCCGCTCATTTTACAGGCCAGTGTACCCTTCTCTGCTCCCTGGCCTCGTTTGTGGACAGATGAGAAAGTGTGAAAGCGGCTGCGAGGACAAAAAGATACGGATTAGTGATCCATGTAAGGGGAAAACTCGGGCATAAACTGGCTCTATAACCAAAATGATTCCACACTTTAGGCAGCAAGGTTGCAAAAGGACCGAAATGATCCCTCATATGTCCTCATGCAGCTAAAGGAATTGTTCATTTcgtgtcctctgctgctctctagGGGAATTTGTGGAGAACTACTCTGTTTTGAATCAGCTGCAATGAGAAAACTGTGCATCGTGGAGCTCTTGAGGGATATAAAATAACATTTGGGTTTGTATTCTTCATAAATTCTACACTCATAACAATGGGAATTCAATCAGAAGGCCCCATGATCACTTTAAAACCTGGTTATCATCATTTTTGGCCATAAAAACTGAGGTAAGGGACTGGGTTTTAAAAGGTAAAGggttgtattttttatttttgttgaagGGAGGTTATTTAGCCAGTCATTTAACAATTTCTCATCCTAGATGTATGCATTATTTTATTCTTCCCTTgagatttatttatgtattatacAGTCAcctaaaaatgttaaattgcATCATTTTGTGGTGTTAATTCTAAAAATGTGTTGCAATAACTGCACCATTTTTGTGATATTGTAgggatttatttttattttttttatggtttttttttttaagttttcagCCCTTCAACCTTCTCCAATAACTTTTCTACAGTCCCTAAAAATCAGCATTGTGTGCATTGATTGAAATATGCcttttgcaaacatgcaaaccaGTATAAAGCTGTGTAAAACATCctttaaaatcaacaaaaagtgggtttgtctttaaaaaaaaaacaaatccacgAACACATGTATCCACTGAAATATGAACCTAGGGGAGATACACCGGCTGTCAGTCTGCACAAAGCAGTAACAcatacatgaaaacatttatttgagctATGGGATTagtctctctttcactctctctcacacatacacacacacacacacacacacacacaccagctcagGCAGCCTCACTGGGTGGCAGCACAACGCAGAGCAGCCTTGAGAATACTAATGAACGTCACTCTGTTCCTGTGCAGAAATCTGCAGATAAAACATTCAATTAGTGAGCTGCATGAGATTCGTAATGATACAAGTGTGACATGAAAATGGGAATTGCATCTTTGTGCTCTGAAATGAGTCCCTGCGTGAGTCCAAAGTAAGCTTTGATTGGTTGCAGAACGGCGGCTCACACTGAAGAGGGGAGTCCGAGTAATCCATTACAAATGATCAAAAAAGTAATGGAGAAAGCTTGACTCATaggcttttaattaaaaacttaCAATGAGTCTAATGACATGACATCTTACAGGAGGCATCTGCTGTGATAACAGGGCAAATTAGAGCAAACAGCATTCAAATGACAGATTATAAATCGTGATAACTGTAATTATATAAAGGCCTTTTCTGTGTTTAGAATGAACAGGAGGCTGCCTGCATCCTTGATCTGAATGTAATCTTGATCCGTGCGACCGTCTTTATGCTCTCCCCCATTTTCATTGTCTTTGCTGTGGAGGCCTAACAGCAGTATTGATGCCATTTGAGGCAGTTATTTGTATTTAGGAAAGGGTCTTTGCCGTGCTTATTTAAGAAATTCTTCTGTTAGGATGGTCCTGTCACAGCTGAATTCCCATCCTAACATTAGACGTCAGACATAGGAAGTTTCTGTAACAAGGCTCCCCCTTCAGGGGCATCACAGTGATCTTATTATGCTTTCTTACAGACTTTTAATCTCTTAGATCCTTTAACTGGGCTGTAATATTCCAACAGTATTCCACACAGGACGTGTTTACTACTTCAAGTTTATCTATTTTATCCCACGTGGCTCACTAGTCCCATGTGCTCTTACGTTTGTATAACATGACTGCGAGTTAGGGTTATATgtcatgagattttttttttttttttttttttggaaatgattCTCTTGGTTTATTAAGACCAGCACTAATTTTGGTGCCTGACTTTGTTCTGTCCCCTGTGATCAGCTCCACACTGTAAGCAGCAGGACAAGAGGATCAGATGACAGGCAGAGGGTCTATGATTAGGGCTGCGCTGACGGAAGGAGGCTGCCCCACTGGAAGGTCAAGGGGCTTTTACGCACACTTCTTGTCGGGCTGCGGTGAATTCATTTGTAACCTTGCGTGTCGTTCCTGAATCAGTGGCTTTGGCTGGAGGAAGAATGAGCCACGTGCAGCTCATGTCCAGGGAGTGAGCAGAGCTTGGGGTTGGTTTTCAGCATGGCTCTGGAGAAGGCGTCGCTCCTGAAAGCAGcgcttgtgttgttgttggcaggTGAGTGTTTGTTGTAGTGAATCCTGAAGTTCTCCTGAGTGGCTTAAACTTGACTTGTCTTGTCTATTTTCCAGAGAAAATTAGTTTTGGATCATGTGTAGGGTTCATTTTTGGATATCTGGGATGTTTATAAAgaagtgttgtgtgtgcatgtgtgttttgcattgttGGCTAATTCTcagttgtattattttattcatttacaaAGTTCACAAACATTGACAATTTTGACTACACACTGTCCCTTTATATTTTACATGGTGCGTTTTTGGTCTGAGGCAAGGTCTTAATTTGTATGTATGCAtttattatctatttatttatagcagactgaaataaataattGCAGAAATTTAAGTGAGGGGTGGAGAAAGAATTAAAAGTCAGAGTGTCACACTGTAGAAAGACTCTtttagaagtaaaagtactgcatcaGCTTCCCCTTAAGTAAAATACATGATTATCAtcagcaaaaaataaaagtactcaatCAGAAAAAGCTTGACTGTCATGTAATTATTTAATATATTATTGAGCTATTTTTACGAATGCAATGGTGGAGCTGCTTATAACTCCATTTATTTTATATGATGTTGGGCATCCTAATCTTTCACAGTTCATTATATTCTCCGATCTCATCATATGTGCCATGTGTGACATCTTAATTGCAAAGTAACTATTAAATATAGATACAAAGAGTGCATTAATCACCTCTGGAGTGTAGCGGAGCGCAAGTTTAAAGTAGCATGACATAGAAATGGCAGTTATTGCAATGCGGATGTTCAACAGGTTCCAAGGAAGGCTTCAGTTTGGCTGCTGAAAGGAACTTATAACATGCAAAGTGCTTTTTAGGTATAAAAATATCCTGATTCCCTCACTAgttttcacacagctgcagaagaaTAACTCCTCTGACACATTCATACACCTCTCAGTACAATAACATGTATCCAGGGAGGGCCTGTGTGCAATATAACAGGAATCCCTCATGCATCAGGTTGCTTCCAGCGCTCCCTTCTCTTGATGGGCTTTTGAAAATCCTCTGTCTCTGGGCTTTACTTTCACCCCCACATCAACGCGAGAACATGAAAATCAGGCTTGCATGTGAGCGAGAGGGATCATGTCACATTCATGGGCATCAGTTTTGAAGATCCATAAATACTGAGTCGTAGAACGGCAGGCAGAATTCACGATTCCCGCTCGACTGATGGGTGTTTCCTTTGGCCAAAATCTGGAAAAACTTGGCAGTAAATCAATAGGGTGCTGCAGCATCTGTCACACTTTGCTTTGATTTTGCTGGAAAATGGAATGCAAACGCAAGCAGCCAAGTTGGAAGGCTTCTCTGAACGCTTGAATGTCAGATTCCTCTATGAGCAGCTGCCAGCAAACAGACAGGTGAAACATAACATCCTCACAACTCCGTGAGTGATAAACAAGCTAATAGatgcttaatttttttttttttgctcaatgTGTGCCGCACCAGCGATGGGGTCCTGGCCGTTTTTCACATTCTTCTTTCAGTAGCATCTCTTTTCGAAATCCCCGTGTCAACACAGTCAGTCTTCCTTTGACTGTTTCAGAGCCTTGAAAGCCAGCTGAGACAGAACAAACATAATGGGCACACAGTTGGCCCTTATCAGGCTGGCGCAGACTGAGATCCACCGTATTCCTTCATCGTAACAACAACCTGTTCGTTCCACACGGGCCTTTTCCGCCTGCTTAAGCTCCATCTCCTACTGTACTGCTCAGTGGTGTTACATTCAGCTCCGAGTCCTGTGGGGACAGCTGCGGTCTGCCTCCACGTTAAGAAGCTGTTTACACACATCTCTGAAGTAAACAAATGGGATTGGGACTCCTACTGCAAATTAGAGTCTTTTCTTAGTGAGAGCAGCAGGCTAATAGGGAAGAGAATGGTCCAATAGGAATAACCATTGCCAGGACATGACCTTGTTTGCTGTTTCCTTATTATGAAGTATTGAAAACAGCAGATAACCTCTGTAGTGCTTTGTTAAAGCTTTTGTATCTTGACAATAATGCTAAGTTTTGCTCCCCACTCGCTGCAATAGAGCGATCACTAACCTAACCCTCACATACGTCCATTCTCTGTCATATTTCTAACTTgatgattgcattttgtttgttttttgtcctctttaGCTCAAGTTCTTCCATCAGCGTCTGGCTGCAACGGGGGATTCTACGAGAGGATGATCAATGATCTCTGCTTAGCCAAGTTCAAGTTCGATATGGGAGGACTGGACAGAGGCCTGTGGTGCAGCTGGAAGGACACTATGGAGTAAGTTCACCTGCTGGGTCGTGCGAAATCAGTGGGCAAACGCTCAactaaaaacagtacaaagactgCGCTGAGCACCAGCTGATGGATGAACCAGTGAGAGCATGAAGGAAGCAGCTGATGCTAACTAATGCTATGCTGCATTTGACTCTTATTCAGAGCAAATATAGACTGTCAGAGACCCAAATCTTAAACCGTATTAtgcacattttcttcttcagtaTATCAGTCTCGCCCAGCTCGATGTTCCTGGTTTGTTATTTGCCGTGAACAGACTGAAAATGCTGAACGTGAACCTTTTTTTGTGCTGCACATTCTCCTCATCAGTGATAATATTACATGCATGTATTTTTCAGATATGCTATTAATGGAATAAAGAACTATTATAACTCCATAAGGAAGCTGGTGGGAGAGAGCATACTCTACATAATCTCTCCATATTTAACCACGAGTCTTTCCTTTGTTAACATTGATCATAGCCATCTTCTGAGCTTAATGATACACATGTATTATATTCACCACCTTGCACTCCATCAAATATAGTTTTTTTCCATTCTCCCTGCAGGATTAGCTGTTTGTGGAGGAATGATGTTGTTTGCCGCCCACAATATGTTGCTCTGATGAGACTTCAACCTGCctttgcagctgtttgacatATGGCCATCACCAactcctgtctgtgtttccactCACCACCACATCACTTGGTCACAGCCCTTTATTGTATCTGTCGCACATTATtattgcgtgtgtgtgggcgtgtgtgtgtgttaggtggCAGTGCTTTCTCAAACACTGGCGCTCAGAGGATGAGTCAGACAGGAGGGTGAAACGAGCTGAGAGGCCCACAGGAGACTGTCAAATCTGTGATTTCCCTCCTGGCTCACGGGCCTCTCTTGCTCCAGCATATAatttgtggttgtgtttgtgaatgtgcagTTGTTAGCCCTCATAAAAGACTCGCACAGGCACATAGAGGGTTTGCGGTTATGTCACAAAACTCCTAGCAACAATGTTTGACGCCATCTTCAAGGTCCACTGGAGAGCTGGCTGGGCGACAGATAAATAAACCACGCAGAccaaaaaatgcaaatcagGCTTGTGTGTGGGTGCAGACCAAGTTAGCGACTTCGAAAATAAAAGTCTAATAAGTTGGATTAGTTTCAAAGCAGTGGTAGGATGTAACACAATGGGCTTAAAGCAAGACGGGAACATTATGAAGAATtttcctcccacacacaaaaagctgaaTTCATAAGAAATAAAATGCACCCTTTGTCAAACCTTCCTTTCACCctacttggtctggtatgatcAGTTAGCATATGGTGGCTATTGTTAGCTAAATTTAATTCTCCTTTAATCATTTGCCACTTGTGGCTGCTGTTCAAcaaatttgaatttgtgaagTTGAATCCCCTCAAATCCGtgaagtgatttatttttctaaatactTTCCCAACTTATGATTCGTCCACTTGTCAGCAATCTAATACCCGGCACCACAAATCAGTTCCAAGTTCACCAGCGTCCGAACCACATTGTCTGCCAAGCGGACAAGTGGAGGAGAAACAGTTCTGGTCATTTATGAAACTGAGCATCTCAGCCATCTATAGATGAGCccaactcctcttcctcacaatTTTAAGATGCATCCACCTCTTCTCTGAGtcattcctctgctgctcaggaCACTGTTCTTATTTTGCTGATTGtgttctctcttcctctccctgtggATTGACCTTGAACAAGTCAGAAACCAGCACCCAGGTGTTCTAACCTTTTTCCTTGAGCTTGTGAAGTGATCTACGCTAATCAGAGTTACTCCTTATTAGGTCTCCAGTGACCTTCTTTTGTCTGCTCATGTTGTCTGCTGCAAAACACCATGTGATTCACAACTGTGAGCACCAtgaggaaactgtgtgtgtttcccagaaTAATGAAAACAAGCCTCTGTTGAAGGATTTTTCTAAATTAGCAACAAGATTTTAGTCTAATTAACACTTGAGATTTCACTGCCAACGTGTATTTTGTAGCCAGATGAATAAAACGGGATATCAGAAAATTTATTACTCACTAAAACTGTGAACAGAGAACACGCTACTGtgcgtgtggtgtgtgtggacacaaaTGCTTGTGTTGCGCATGTTGCGTCACCGTGTGTGGGTGTAAATACTGCGTGTATTTGCAGCTTCACTCGAGACTCAAGACTTGCTGGTTAGTTAAGAAACAAATAGaactttaacaacaacaacaaaaaaagatggcgtcactcacacactgaattGCTCAGAGCTATGGAAAACACTCCAGTCTCTCTTGACTCTTGTCTTACCTTCAGACCAAAGCAATGGTCACTCAACACACGTCTATTGCCACACTTGTGAGAATAATTTAACCCTAATCTTAAACCTTTACGAATTCCAAATCTTAATCAAGACCCCAAGCGTGAGTCTTAATCCTAAACTGTCATTGAGTTTAACCCTCCCTTTAAACCCTGGCCCTCGCTCTTGAAGCTGAAACACTTGAAACAGCTCCCCGTGATGATCGCTGGCTCTAAAATCCACCAGCATtttgaacaaacacaaaaatagaaGCACACACAAGTGACTTGCAGTCAATGGGCACTGAGTCATACATAgcatattaataataaaaccaTCAGGCTCTACATCATAATTTTAGTCAATTTCAAACCATTACTATGTAAAATGGATAGCCAACCAACCAGGGGCCCCAGTGCCTCGGGCCCTAAAGACCCCCAGACTGTGCTGATTAAGTGGctccttcatcttttctttgtaTCAAAATCTAGATTTAATTTGCCCTTAATAGCCCAGTTGACATCATGCTTACATGGTTCATTTTCCCCAATAAATATGCGCTTCACTCATAACCAAATTAACCTCCGACTAATTAACTTATGATCAAATCAAGTGGGGGAACACGGGGAGCCAAGTCAGGATCCACGGCTCACTTTCTGTCGCCTTGCTTTTATTACGCCGGATGATCGATGCAATTATCGTTTGAGAGTTGTGGAAACCTCATGTTGTTTGACCTGTcatagaaaataataaataatagatagcacccagcagaggaggaaaaaaacattaaagctgGGTGCATTTTTACTTTAAGGGACTGGCCTTTCTGACCACTTGCCCACTCAGCCTCCAGCTATGCAGTTGAACACAGTGGCCGCTCAGACTCTGTGCTGGTATGGATGGGGCAATGCTGTGCTGAGGGCGCTACCCTTTTGGTATGCATCTCTATTTCCTTTGCCCTCTGCCACCTAGCAGTTATATTTAGCTGTGTTAAGCCCACTGGTAATTCTAGACACTcctttggtttttttttcctatcaACAGGAATCCCTCCTCTGGTCCCACTCTGAAAGGACATTTCAAAGACACTCCAAGAGATATTTTTAATCTGAAGCGTGTATTTCTAACACTGAGTAACAGGGGAACGGAGATAACGATAACTTGAGCTTATCGTagaaatctgttttcatgaaaCTCAATGTTTGTTTCAGCATGTTTTCCTCAGAGGTATATTTGACTGTGTGTTGTCGCCCTCTGCAGGATCTACGAGGGACTGACAAACTGCACCTACCAGGTGGCCCTGAGGGTCGACTGCTTCTGGCCAAATCAGATCGTCGACCGCTTCTTCATGCAGATTCACCGGATTTACTTCCACGACTGCGC
This genomic window contains:
- the LOC139327919 gene encoding receptor activity-modifying protein 1-like — protein: MALEKASLLKAALVLLLAAQVLPSASGCNGGFYERMINDLCLAKFKFDMGGLDRGLWCSWKDTMEIYEGLTNCTYQVALRVDCFWPNQIVDRFFMQIHRIYFHDCALTGRLLHDPPVSILAPFIAVPVLVTLLMTALVVWRSKRTEGVL